A single region of the Bacteroidota bacterium genome encodes:
- a CDS encoding GH3 auxin-responsive promoter family protein, producing the protein MPIVNSLVSWYLKKRVPFIDRIMLDPHAVQEEQLMSLLNQAEDTFFGIRHNFKTIRNFDDFQKQVPITNYDGFKPYIDEILNGKQNVVWPSDTRWFAKSSGTTSDKSKFIPVTYESLDECHFQGGKDALLFYLLQNPDSNLFDGKGLVIGGSNNVNKLNEESFYGDLSAVMMQNMPFWAHYLRTPELAIALMNNWDEKVEKMARATLSENVTNMSGVPTWTIVLIEKLYEITGKNCLTDIWPNLELYIHGGVSFTPYKQKFKKLINNSQLNYLETYNASEGFFGIQDDLKRDDMLLMLDYGVFFEFMPMSEYGKEQPKTVSIGEVSMNENYALVITTNAGLWRYIVGDTIKFTSTKPYKFKITGRTKHFINAFGEELMIENADSAISKACHELDAHIVDYTAAPIYFDDNQKGGHEWLIEFDKAPANIDEFSSYLDNYLKELNSDYEAKRYKDMAMQMPKINCLPRGAFNNWLKYKQKLGGQHKVPRLSNHRDIVEEILGMQGHSVSL; encoded by the coding sequence ATGCCGATAGTAAATTCATTAGTAAGCTGGTACTTAAAAAAGCGGGTTCCGTTTATTGATAGAATAATGCTTGATCCTCATGCTGTGCAGGAAGAACAATTAATGAGTTTGTTAAACCAGGCAGAAGATACTTTTTTTGGTATCAGGCACAATTTTAAGACCATTCGTAATTTTGACGATTTCCAGAAGCAAGTTCCCATTACCAACTACGATGGTTTTAAACCGTATATTGACGAAATATTAAATGGCAAACAAAATGTAGTATGGCCCAGCGATACCCGTTGGTTTGCAAAATCATCAGGCACAACAAGCGATAAAAGTAAATTTATTCCCGTTACTTATGAAAGTTTAGACGAGTGCCATTTTCAAGGAGGTAAAGATGCTTTACTGTTTTATTTATTACAAAACCCCGATAGCAATTTGTTTGATGGAAAAGGTTTGGTAATAGGTGGAAGTAACAATGTAAATAAATTAAACGAAGAAAGTTTTTATGGCGATTTATCAGCCGTCATGATGCAGAACATGCCCTTTTGGGCACATTATTTACGTACTCCTGAATTGGCTATAGCATTAATGAATAATTGGGACGAAAAAGTAGAGAAAATGGCAAGAGCTACTTTAAGCGAAAACGTAACCAATATGTCAGGTGTTCCTACATGGACAATCGTACTAATAGAAAAGTTATATGAGATAACTGGTAAAAATTGTTTAACAGATATTTGGCCTAATTTAGAATTATATATTCATGGTGGAGTAAGCTTTACTCCCTATAAGCAAAAATTTAAAAAGTTAATCAACAACAGCCAGCTTAATTATTTAGAAACCTACAATGCCTCAGAAGGCTTTTTTGGTATTCAGGATGATTTGAAACGTGACGATATGCTATTGATGCTTGATTACGGGGTGTTTTTTGAGTTTATGCCTATGAGCGAATATGGCAAAGAACAACCTAAAACAGTAAGCATAGGCGAAGTAAGCATGAATGAAAATTATGCGTTGGTTATAACCACCAATGCAGGTTTATGGCGTTATATAGTTGGCGATACCATTAAGTTTACTTCTACCAAACCATATAAATTTAAAATTACAGGCCGCACCAAACATTTTATCAATGCCTTTGGCGAAGAATTAATGATAGAGAATGCAGACTCCGCTATTAGCAAAGCATGCCATGAGTTAGATGCACATATAGTTGATTATACAGCAGCACCTATTTACTTTGACGATAACCAGAAAGGTGGGCACGAATGGTTAATAGAGTTTGACAAAGCACCGGCAAATATTGATGAGTTTTCGAGCTATTTAGATAACTATTTGAAAGAGTTAAACAGTGATTACGAAGCCAAACGATATAAAGATATGGCAATGCAAATGCCTAAAATCAATTGCTTACCAAGAGGAGCGTTTAATAATTGGCTTAAATATAAACAAAAATTAGGAGGGCAGCACAAAGTTCCCCGCTTAAGTAACCACCGAGATATTGTGGAAGAAATATTAGGTATGCAGGGTCACAGCGTTTCTTTATAA
- a CDS encoding phosphoglucomutase/phosphomannomutase family protein: protein MYVIKFGTDGWRGIIADEFTVENVKRVAQGTADYVKANFANNLKVVLGHDCRFAGELFAETTAKVLCANGIKVIMAKGFVSTPMISLGAVKQGAALGVIITASHNPPAYNGFKLKAHYGGPSSPAVIDAVENAIPSTVSLTLKNIDILVAEGMVSYTDLETMYVDEVESKFDLKIIKESKFEFAYDAMYGAGQNVMRRVFPDITMLHCEYNPGFDGQAPEPIHKNLTEFSELIRISEEIDCGLVTDGDADRIGLYNKKGEFVDSHHIILLLVHYLHKYKGMDGKVITTFSATSKITKLAEAYGLPIEITKIGFKYICEKMVTENVLVGGEESGGIAIKGFIPERDGIWIGLTLWEFMAKTGKSLDELIQEVYDVVGSFAMGRIDLHITEEIKQKVLANCKAGKYTQFGAYKIEKTEDLDGFKFHLGNGEWVMIRASGTEPVLRVYSESSTNEKATAILEATKTVLLA from the coding sequence ATGTACGTAATAAAATTTGGAACTGACGGTTGGCGTGGAATTATAGCCGATGAATTTACTGTAGAAAATGTAAAACGTGTAGCGCAAGGAACAGCTGATTATGTGAAAGCAAATTTTGCCAATAATTTAAAAGTAGTTTTAGGTCACGATTGCCGTTTTGCAGGCGAGTTGTTTGCAGAAACTACAGCCAAAGTTTTATGTGCCAATGGCATAAAAGTAATTATGGCTAAAGGTTTTGTAAGCACCCCTATGATTAGTTTAGGTGCCGTAAAACAAGGTGCTGCATTGGGCGTAATTATTACAGCAAGCCATAACCCACCGGCATATAATGGGTTTAAATTAAAAGCACATTACGGTGGGCCAAGTAGTCCAGCGGTAATAGATGCAGTAGAAAATGCTATTCCTTCAACTGTTTCTTTAACCTTAAAAAATATAGACATTTTAGTTGCAGAAGGCATGGTTAGTTATACTGATTTAGAAACCATGTATGTGGATGAAGTAGAAAGCAAATTTGATTTAAAAATTATAAAAGAAAGTAAGTTTGAGTTTGCTTACGATGCTATGTATGGCGCAGGACAAAATGTAATGCGCAGGGTTTTTCCTGATATTACTATGTTGCATTGCGAGTACAACCCGGGTTTTGACGGGCAGGCACCGGAGCCTATTCATAAAAACCTGACAGAGTTTAGTGAGTTAATACGTATCAGCGAAGAGATAGATTGCGGTTTGGTAACCGATGGCGATGCTGATAGAATAGGTTTATACAATAAAAAAGGAGAGTTTGTTGATTCGCATCACATCATACTTTTATTGGTGCATTATTTACACAAGTACAAAGGCATGGATGGTAAAGTAATTACTACTTTCAGCGCTACTTCAAAAATTACTAAACTGGCCGAAGCGTACGGATTACCGATAGAAATAACCAAAATTGGTTTTAAATACATTTGCGAAAAAATGGTTACCGAAAATGTATTGGTAGGTGGCGAAGAAAGTGGAGGAATAGCTATTAAAGGATTTATTCCGGAACGCGATGGTATTTGGATTGGTTTAACCCTTTGGGAGTTTATGGCTAAAACAGGTAAAAGCTTAGATGAATTGATTCAGGAAGTGTATGATGTAGTAGGAAGTTTTGCTATGGGCAGAATTGATTTACATATTACCGAAGAAATTAAACAAAAAGTATTAGCCAATTGCAAAGCAGGTAAATACACCCAGTTTGGTGCTTATAAAATAGAAAAAACAGAAGATTTAGATGGTTTCAAATTCCATTTAGGAAATGGCGAATGGGTTATGATTCGTGCAAGCGGAACTGAACCCGTATTGCGTGTGTATAGCGAGTCAAGTACCAATGAAAAAGCTACAGCTATTTTAGAAGCAACCAAAACAGTATTGTTGGCTTAA
- a CDS encoding OmpH family outer membrane protein, with amino-acid sequence MNRMIRKFALAMVFALCGGVFVANAQKLGYVDLQEIMVAMPEYKKANSDMEKYQKQLEDDLAKLQQEFKTKYEDYEKNTPTTPTMREFKEKELRDLQARIQEFQQSAVEESRKKEADLLKPIVEKAKQAIAQVAKDAGYTYVFDSNTAGMLYKPEGDNITDSVKKKLGIVDAPPTAPKPTAPKK; translated from the coding sequence ATGAACAGAATGATCAGAAAATTTGCATTGGCAATGGTATTTGCACTTTGCGGTGGAGTATTTGTTGCAAATGCTCAAAAGTTGGGTTATGTAGACTTACAAGAAATTATGGTTGCTATGCCGGAATACAAAAAGGCTAACAGCGATATGGAAAAATACCAAAAACAATTGGAAGATGATTTGGCTAAACTACAACAAGAGTTTAAAACCAAATACGAAGACTACGAAAAAAATACACCAACAACTCCAACTATGCGTGAATTCAAGGAAAAAGAATTACGCGATTTACAAGCTCGTATCCAAGAGTTTCAACAATCAGCAGTAGAAGAAAGCAGAAAAAAAGAAGCTGATTTGTTAAAACCAATTGTAGAAAAAGCAAAACAAGCTATTGCTCAGGTTGCTAAAGATGCCGGTTACACTTATGTTTTTGATAGCAATACTGCAGGTATGTTATATAAACCTGAAGGCGATAACATTACTGATTCAGTTAAAAAGAAATTAGGTATTGTAGATGCTCCTCCAACAGCTCCAAAGCCAACTGCACCTAAAAAATAA
- a CDS encoding isoprenyl transferase: MSDKNKIDTKKLPQHIAIIMDGNGRWAKGFGKFRIFGHQNGVTAVRESTEAAAELGIKYLTLYAFSTENWSRPQAEVMALMELLVNTIKKETATLQKNNIRLAFIGNMSDLPPKCQTQLLETIDATKDNTGLTLVLALSYSAKWDMVNAVKKIAEKVKNNTLRIDEINDQVIDNHLSTNGMPHPDLMIRTSGEQRISNFLLWELAYAELYFTEKLWPDFTREDFYKAIVDFQNRERRFGKTTEQISN; the protein is encoded by the coding sequence ATGTCCGACAAAAATAAAATAGATACCAAAAAACTGCCTCAACACATAGCTATTATAATGGATGGAAATGGGCGTTGGGCCAAGGGTTTTGGTAAATTTAGAATTTTTGGCCATCAAAATGGAGTTACTGCTGTGCGTGAAAGTACAGAAGCTGCGGCAGAGCTTGGTATTAAATATTTAACGCTTTATGCGTTTAGCACTGAAAACTGGAGCCGTCCGCAAGCCGAAGTAATGGCATTAATGGAACTGTTAGTAAATACCATTAAAAAGGAAACAGCTACTTTACAAAAAAATAATATTCGCCTGGCTTTTATTGGAAATATGAGTGATTTACCTCCAAAATGCCAAACACAACTATTAGAAACCATAGATGCAACCAAAGATAACACAGGGCTGACTTTAGTGCTGGCACTAAGTTATAGCGCTAAGTGGGATATGGTAAATGCAGTAAAAAAGATAGCCGAAAAAGTAAAAAATAATACGCTTCGTATTGACGAAATAAATGATCAGGTAATTGACAATCATTTATCGACCAATGGAATGCCACATCCTGATTTAATGATTAGAACAAGTGGAGAACAACGTATTAGCAATTTTTTACTTTGGGAGTTGGCTTATGCTGAACTCTATTTTACTGAGAAATTGTGGCCTGATTTTACACGTGAAGATTTTTACAAAGCAATTGTTGATTTTCAAAACAGAGAAAGGCGCTTTGGAAAAACAACAGAACAAATTAGTAACTAA
- a CDS encoding YifB family Mg chelatase-like AAA ATPase translates to MLVRTFGSAVHGVDAVTITVEVNVGEGNGVGYFLVGLPDNAVKESQHRIETALKNNHYKMPRQKVVINMAPADIRKEGSAYDATIAIGYLAASDQLNAEHVEKYIIMGELSLDGYLKPIKGALPIAIKAREEGFAGFILPKENAREAAIVNNLKVYGATHIREIIEFFNGDESHLAPYEIDTRKEFEDNLALNEDDFADVRGQENIKRALEIAAAGGHNVILIGPPGAGKTMLAKRLPSILPPLNLHEALETTKIHSVAGRLKSNSSLLYSRPFRAPHHTISDIALVGGGNVPQPGEISLAHNGVLFLDELPEFKRTVLEVMRQPLEERRVTISRAKFSIEYPTSFMLVASMNPCPCGYFNHPEKECVCGTSVVQKYLSKVSGPLLDRIDIHIEVTPVNFDQLADSRKAERSEKIRERVIKAREIQSNRFAGNPNIYSNAQMSSTQVRELCQISNIGQTLLKTAMNKLQLSARAYDRILKVARTISDLAGSEEIKTEHLAEAIQYRSLDRETWAGNNN, encoded by the coding sequence ATGCTTGTTAGAACATTTGGCAGCGCAGTACATGGTGTTGATGCTGTAACTATAACCGTAGAGGTAAATGTGGGAGAGGGAAATGGAGTAGGCTATTTTTTAGTAGGCTTACCTGACAATGCCGTAAAAGAAAGTCAACACAGAATAGAAACAGCCTTAAAAAATAACCACTATAAAATGCCAAGGCAAAAAGTAGTTATTAATATGGCACCTGCCGATATACGCAAAGAGGGTTCCGCTTACGATGCAACAATAGCCATTGGTTATTTAGCCGCATCAGACCAGTTGAATGCAGAGCATGTAGAAAAGTATATTATTATGGGCGAACTAAGCTTAGATGGTTATTTAAAACCCATCAAAGGAGCTTTACCCATTGCCATTAAAGCACGCGAAGAAGGCTTTGCAGGCTTTATTTTACCCAAAGAAAATGCACGTGAGGCAGCCATTGTAAATAATTTAAAAGTATACGGTGCTACCCATATTCGCGAAATTATTGAGTTTTTCAATGGCGATGAAAGCCATTTAGCACCATACGAAATTGATACCCGCAAGGAGTTTGAAGATAATTTGGCTTTAAACGAAGATGATTTTGCAGATGTACGCGGACAGGAAAATATAAAACGAGCTTTAGAAATAGCAGCAGCAGGTGGACACAATGTTATTTTGATTGGCCCTCCGGGTGCCGGAAAAACCATGTTGGCTAAGCGTTTACCGAGCATATTGCCGCCTTTAAACTTACACGAGGCCTTAGAAACAACTAAAATACATTCAGTAGCAGGCAGACTTAAAAGCAACTCATCCTTATTGTATTCACGTCCTTTCAGGGCGCCACACCATACCATTAGCGATATAGCATTGGTAGGCGGAGGCAATGTACCACAACCGGGCGAAATAAGTTTGGCCCATAACGGTGTTTTATTTTTAGATGAATTACCCGAGTTTAAACGAACCGTTTTAGAAGTAATGCGCCAACCCTTAGAAGAAAGGCGTGTAACAATTTCAAGAGCTAAATTTAGTATTGAATATCCAACCAGTTTTATGTTGGTAGCAAGCATGAATCCTTGCCCTTGCGGTTATTTTAACCATCCTGAAAAAGAGTGTGTATGCGGAACAAGCGTAGTGCAAAAATATTTAAGTAAAGTATCAGGTCCTTTATTAGACAGGATAGATATACATATAGAAGTAACACCCGTTAATTTTGACCAGTTAGCTGATTCGCGAAAAGCCGAACGCAGCGAAAAAATCAGAGAACGTGTTATCAAAGCAAGAGAAATTCAAAGCAATCGTTTTGCCGGTAACCCCAATATTTATAGTAATGCCCAAATGAGCAGTACACAGGTAAGAGAACTTTGCCAGATAAGTAATATAGGGCAAACCCTGTTAAAAACAGCCATGAATA
- the idi gene encoding isopentenyl-diphosphate Delta-isomerase yields the protein MALEYVILVDENDRETGLMEKQEAHEKGLLHRAFSVFIFNHKNELLLQQRALHKYHSAGLWTNTCCSHPRAGENIEQAAHRRLQEEMGFDCELHTKTSFIYKASFENGLTEHEFDHILVGQYNQAININPQEVAAYKWVNTEWLKTDLLQNPENYTAWFTIIAEKFWEIVNQ from the coding sequence ATGGCATTAGAGTACGTAATTTTAGTAGACGAAAACGACCGGGAAACAGGTTTAATGGAAAAACAGGAGGCGCACGAAAAAGGTTTGTTGCACCGTGCCTTTTCTGTTTTTATATTTAACCATAAAAACGAGTTGCTGTTGCAACAACGTGCGCTCCACAAATACCATAGTGCCGGCCTTTGGACTAATACCTGTTGTAGCCATCCGCGGGCGGGAGAAAATATTGAACAGGCCGCTCACCGCAGATTACAGGAAGAAATGGGGTTTGATTGCGAATTGCATACAAAAACAAGTTTTATTTACAAAGCATCATTCGAAAATGGCTTAACCGAACATGAGTTTGACCATATTTTAGTAGGCCAATACAACCAAGCCATAAACATTAACCCACAAGAAGTGGCTGCTTATAAATGGGTTAACACAGAATGGCTAAAAACCGACCTGTTACAAAACCCTGAAAACTACACTGCTTGGTTTACCATTATTGCTGAAAAATTCTGGGAAATAGTTAACCAATAA
- the bamA gene encoding outer membrane protein assembly factor BamA codes for MTKKIALIAYIFLSLTNTLFAQSDSTNKYAVIDYNASKTYIVAGFEITGTSYYDKSVIQVIAGISLGQKIKIPSDDVTKAISSLWKQKLFDDVKIKIQKIEDDRIWLELVLKEKPRLSTFSITGIRKGKAEDLSDELSIKSGQIINENLLVTLDREIKKFYADKGRSDTKVKFDLVEYNPIKNTNKLKIYVTPGPKIKIENIEFVGNKALTDRQLRAQMKETKWKRRLFAKSKFIDENYTDDKQKIIEKYLSLGYRDIQITSDSIWRGKSQNVNIKININEGAKYYFRNIKFIGNSKYKDEELSRVLNIKRGDIYDQTLLDQRLNMSQQGLDISTLYMDDGYLFFRVEPVEVLIENDSIDLEIRISEGEQARINKVTVKGNTKTSDHVILRELRTKPGQLFSRTDITRSLRELSQIGYFNPEALGVNPVPNPNTGTVDIEYKVEERANDQIELSGGWGAGMIIGTLGLTINNFSARKATKASAWNPIPSGDGQRISLRAQTNGTYYQSYSASFTEPWLGGKKPNALSVSVFHSRQSNGYSSEDERRTGLYTTGLTVGLGKRLKWPDDYFILQYQASFQQYDHQYSKAGLPYISSIGEGISNNLSFKMVLGRNSTDQIIYPRSGSNISLSLQFTPPYSLFSNTDYSQVQESEKMRWLEFHKWKFDASFFNRIFGDLVLMTRINFGAIGYYNSTLGVTPFERFWVGGAGLTGFNLDGRELIALRGYQDNTLTPLYNDPRTGQIAPKGATVYNRYTMELRYPISLNPQATVFPLVFAEAGNAQLEFRDFNPFKLYRSYGMGVRIFLPMFGMIGLDYGWGIDDVPLRQGVNGGNFHFLIGQQF; via the coding sequence ATGACAAAGAAAATTGCACTTATTGCATATATATTTTTAAGTTTAACCAATACCTTATTTGCCCAATCAGACAGCACTAATAAATACGCTGTGATTGATTACAATGCATCTAAAACGTATATAGTGGCCGGCTTTGAAATAACGGGTACGAGTTATTACGACAAATCGGTTATTCAGGTTATTGCCGGTATTTCGTTAGGCCAAAAAATAAAAATCCCATCGGATGATGTGACCAAAGCCATTAGTTCACTTTGGAAGCAAAAACTTTTTGATGATGTTAAAATAAAAATCCAAAAAATTGAAGACGACAGAATTTGGCTTGAATTGGTTTTAAAAGAAAAGCCCCGTTTGTCAACCTTTAGTATTACAGGTATTAGAAAAGGGAAGGCTGAAGATTTAAGTGACGAATTATCTATTAAATCAGGGCAAATAATAAACGAAAACTTATTGGTTACTTTAGACCGTGAAATTAAAAAGTTTTATGCTGACAAAGGCCGCTCGGACACAAAAGTAAAATTTGATTTGGTTGAATACAATCCAATAAAAAACACCAATAAGTTAAAGATATATGTAACGCCCGGCCCAAAAATAAAAATCGAAAACATTGAATTTGTTGGCAACAAAGCACTAACAGACAGACAACTGCGTGCCCAGATGAAAGAAACAAAATGGAAACGCAGGTTATTTGCCAAATCAAAATTTATTGATGAAAACTACACTGATGACAAACAAAAAATTATTGAAAAATATTTAAGTTTAGGTTATAGGGATATTCAAATAACATCTGATTCTATCTGGCGGGGAAAAAGTCAAAATGTAAATATTAAAATAAATATCAATGAAGGAGCTAAATACTATTTCAGAAATATTAAGTTTATAGGGAACTCTAAGTACAAAGATGAAGAATTGAGTCGTGTACTGAATATAAAACGTGGCGATATTTACGACCAAACCTTATTGGATCAACGTTTAAATATGAGCCAGCAAGGGCTTGACATCAGTACTTTGTATATGGATGACGGGTATTTGTTTTTTAGGGTAGAGCCTGTTGAAGTATTGATTGAAAATGACAGCATTGACCTTGAAATTAGAATTAGTGAAGGTGAGCAGGCTCGCATAAACAAGGTAACTGTAAAAGGAAATACCAAAACCAGCGACCACGTTATTTTACGTGAATTACGTACTAAACCAGGCCAATTATTTAGTAGAACTGATATAACAAGAAGTTTACGTGAATTAAGTCAAATTGGTTATTTTAACCCGGAAGCATTGGGTGTAAATCCGGTGCCAAACCCTAATACGGGTACGGTTGATATTGAATATAAAGTAGAAGAGCGTGCCAATGACCAAATAGAACTTTCAGGAGGCTGGGGAGCCGGGATGATTATAGGAACTTTGGGTTTAACCATTAATAATTTTTCAGCACGTAAGGCTACTAAAGCTAGTGCATGGAACCCTATACCTAGTGGAGACGGACAACGTATTTCATTAAGGGCTCAAACCAATGGAACTTATTATCAATCATATTCAGCCTCGTTTACGGAGCCTTGGTTGGGTGGCAAAAAACCAAATGCATTGAGTGTTTCTGTTTTCCATTCGCGCCAAAGTAATGGTTACAGCAGCGAAGACGAGCGCAGAACCGGGTTATATACTACCGGATTAACGGTTGGATTAGGAAAAAGATTAAAATGGCCTGACGATTATTTTATTTTACAATACCAAGCCAGCTTCCAGCAATATGACCACCAATACAGTAAAGCCGGCTTGCCTTATATATCATCTATTGGCGAAGGCATTTCAAACAATTTAAGTTTTAAAATGGTTTTGGGTAGAAACTCAACTGACCAAATCATTTACCCTCGTTCGGGTTCTAATATTTCTTTGTCGCTTCAATTTACCCCACCATACTCGTTGTTTAGTAATACCGACTATTCTCAAGTACAGGAAAGTGAAAAAATGCGTTGGCTTGAATTCCATAAATGGAAGTTTGATGCTTCTTTCTTCAATAGAATTTTTGGCGATTTGGTTTTAATGACGCGAATAAACTTTGGAGCCATTGGTTATTACAACAGTACACTTGGTGTAACCCCCTTTGAAAGATTTTGGGTGGGTGGTGCCGGTCTTACCGGATTTAACCTTGATGGTAGGGAGCTGATTGCTTTACGTGGATACCAGGACAATACATTAACACCTTTGTATAATGATCCACGCACAGGTCAAATTGCACCAAAAGGAGCAACCGTTTACAATAGATACACCATGGAGTTGCGTTACCCTATTTCATTAAACCCTCAAGCTACTGTGTTTCCATTGGTATTTGCCGAGGCAGGAAATGCACAATTGGAATTCAGGGATTTTAACCCCTTTAAGTTGTACAGAAGTTATGGAATGGGTGTTCGTATATTCTTACCTATGTTTGGTATGATTGGACTTGACTACGGATGGGGAATTGATGATGTGCCTTTACGCCAAGGTGTAAACGGAGGTAATTTCCACTTCTTAATTGGACAGCAGTTTTAA
- the ribH gene encoding 6,7-dimethyl-8-ribityllumazine synthase, producing the protein MASHLKNLSNTSIKTNEAYGKFKIALVVAEWNSEITFALRDGAIAFLTEMGVKDKNILISYVPGAYELALGAQWLANNKKFDAVITLGCVIKGDTPHFDFISDACAHGIMQVGLQSNKPVVFGVLTTDNLKQAQERCGGKHGNKGIEAAETALKMVALQQELS; encoded by the coding sequence ATGGCTAGTCATTTAAAAAATTTATCAAATACCAGTATAAAAACAAACGAGGCGTACGGAAAGTTTAAAATAGCTTTAGTAGTAGCTGAATGGAATAGTGAAATAACATTTGCATTAAGAGATGGAGCAATAGCTTTTTTGACCGAAATGGGTGTTAAAGACAAAAATATATTAATTAGCTATGTCCCCGGAGCCTATGAATTGGCTTTAGGTGCGCAATGGCTTGCAAACAATAAAAAGTTTGATGCAGTAATTACATTAGGTTGTGTAATAAAAGGCGATACACCACATTTTGATTTTATCAGTGATGCTTGTGCACATGGAATTATGCAAGTTGGCTTGCAAAGTAATAAACCGGTAGTTTTTGGTGTACTTACTACTGACAACCTCAAACAAGCGCAGGAACGCTGTGGAGGTAAACATGGCAATAAAGGAATTGAAGCTGCTGAAACAGCTTTAAAAATGGTTGCTTTACAACAAGAGTTAAGTTAA
- a CDS encoding OmpH family outer membrane protein, which produces MKKIIILIAVLLTLGASKAVAQKFAYVDTEYILDLIPEYRSAQKQLDALSEEWQKEMERKMAELEKAEKEFAAEQILMSDEMKKKRVEELKQKQEELRDYRNKKFGFEGELFKKRQELVKPIQDKVFDAIQKLAKARAYDFIFAKGGEVVMLYTNAKYDMSNDVLFELGIAIDKSTKPKQNNPDPSNTGTKP; this is translated from the coding sequence ATGAAAAAAATAATTATTCTTATTGCTGTATTATTAACCTTAGGCGCTTCTAAAGCGGTAGCTCAAAAATTTGCCTACGTTGATACGGAATATATACTGGATTTAATTCCTGAATACCGCTCTGCTCAAAAACAATTGGATGCGTTAAGTGAAGAATGGCAAAAAGAGATGGAGCGTAAAATGGCCGAATTGGAAAAAGCTGAAAAAGAATTTGCTGCTGAGCAAATTTTGATGAGCGATGAAATGAAGAAAAAACGCGTTGAAGAGTTAAAGCAAAAACAAGAAGAATTAAGGGACTATAGAAATAAAAAATTTGGTTTTGAAGGGGAATTATTCAAAAAAAGACAAGAGTTAGTTAAACCCATTCAAGATAAAGTTTTTGATGCTATACAAAAATTAGCAAAAGCTCGTGCTTATGACTTTATATTTGCAAAAGGTGGCGAAGTAGTAATGCTTTACACCAATGCTAAATACGATATGAGCAATGACGTATTGTTTGAACTTGGCATAGCAATTGATAAAAGCACTAAACCAAAACAAAATAATCCTGACCCAAGTAATACTGGGACAAAACCTTAA
- a CDS encoding SET domain-containing protein, translated as MALYIDNSILKGAGKGLFTDSLIKRGEKVVEYTGDVITWKECERRNGDMKDGVGAYYFYISEKKCIDAQNHLDSMARYCNDANGFTKIPGLRNNARFEIIRGRVYIIASRNLKPSDEVFVAYGREYWDALIEQGFGPKPGKKK; from the coding sequence ATGGCATTATATATTGATAACAGCATTTTAAAAGGTGCGGGCAAAGGATTGTTTACAGATTCATTAATAAAAAGAGGAGAAAAAGTAGTTGAATACACAGGTGATGTAATAACCTGGAAAGAGTGTGAGCGTAGAAATGGCGATATGAAAGATGGTGTAGGAGCCTATTACTTTTACATAAGCGAAAAGAAATGCATTGATGCCCAAAACCATTTAGATAGTATGGCACGTTATTGCAACGATGCCAACGGCTTTACCAAAATACCCGGCTTAAGAAACAATGCACGTTTCGAAATTATTCGCGGTAGAGTATATATTATAGCCAGCCGTAACTTAAAGCCAAGCGATGAAGTTTTTGTAGCTTATGGACGTGAATACTGGGACGCCTTAATTGAACAAGGCTTTGGTCCAAAGCCTGGCAAGAAAAAATAA